One window of the Parasphingopyxis algicola genome contains the following:
- a CDS encoding class I adenylate-forming enzyme family protein produces MTIARGIRCAATAAPDKLALLDSDGASRTYRELTGRITQTGGLAASRELDKGDVVALIAPNCIEYIETVAGLSERGIIVATLNPALSAEELDGIFRDCEPRLVIAAESVALPDPAPETLRLGDEFERALAAAPPPPPAPAIDERESFSIAYTSGTTGHPKGVLLSHRSRCLLFAAMATEYGCFGRDDHFLALAPMCHGAGLAFAFAPLFHGGRCTLVYSSEPDDILEALADHEPNGIFVVPTHLHRLFAAEAGLLERYRGRHRLRTIISNAAALAPALKKAAVAYFGEGLLHETYGSTEGGIVTNIRPADLLRKPRSVGTAFLNMEIELRREDGSIADSYEPGELFCRSPYTFNGYLNRPEDTAAAIVDGWVTVGDLAVRDPDGFITITDRKKDMIVTGGMNVYPREVENAIEQLTGVAECAVVGEPDDEWGESLHAFVVRAAGRSISVDDILAACRSALAPYKVPKRVSFLGALPRNASGKIMKRSLVDAAADR; encoded by the coding sequence ATGACGATCGCCCGGGGCATTCGCTGCGCGGCGACGGCGGCACCGGACAAGCTTGCGCTTCTCGACAGCGACGGCGCTTCCCGCACCTATCGGGAACTGACCGGGCGGATCACGCAGACCGGCGGACTGGCCGCATCGCGTGAACTGGACAAGGGCGATGTGGTCGCGCTCATCGCGCCCAACTGCATCGAATATATCGAGACCGTCGCCGGCCTGTCGGAACGCGGGATTATCGTCGCGACGCTCAATCCCGCGCTGTCGGCCGAGGAACTGGACGGGATTTTCCGCGACTGCGAACCCCGGCTGGTGATCGCGGCGGAATCGGTCGCCCTGCCAGACCCAGCACCCGAAACGCTTCGCCTGGGCGACGAATTCGAGCGGGCGCTCGCCGCCGCGCCGCCGCCGCCGCCCGCACCCGCGATCGACGAACGCGAAAGCTTTTCCATCGCCTATACCTCGGGAACGACGGGCCACCCCAAGGGCGTGCTGCTCTCGCACCGCAGCCGCTGCCTCCTGTTCGCCGCAATGGCGACCGAATATGGCTGTTTCGGCCGCGACGACCATTTCCTGGCGCTGGCGCCGATGTGCCATGGCGCGGGCCTCGCCTTCGCCTTCGCGCCGCTATTTCATGGCGGCCGCTGTACGCTCGTCTATTCGAGCGAACCCGACGACATTCTCGAAGCGCTCGCCGATCACGAGCCGAACGGTATCTTCGTCGTTCCGACGCATCTGCATCGCCTGTTCGCCGCCGAGGCCGGACTGCTGGAACGCTATCGCGGGCGGCACAGGTTAAGGACGATCATTTCCAATGCCGCGGCGCTGGCGCCGGCTCTGAAGAAGGCCGCCGTCGCGTATTTCGGCGAGGGGCTGCTGCACGAAACCTATGGCTCGACCGAGGGCGGGATCGTCACCAATATCCGGCCCGCCGACCTGCTCCGTAAACCGCGCAGCGTGGGCACGGCCTTTCTCAACATGGAGATCGAGCTGCGGCGCGAGGATGGCAGCATCGCGGATAGCTACGAGCCGGGCGAACTGTTCTGCCGCAGCCCCTACACCTTCAACGGCTATCTGAACCGGCCCGAGGACACCGCCGCCGCGATTGTCGACGGCTGGGTCACGGTCGGCGACCTGGCGGTGCGCGACCCGGATGGTTTCATCACGATCACCGACCGCAAGAAGGACATGATCGTGACCGGCGGGATGAACGTCTATCCGCGCGAGGTGGAGAATGCGATCGAGCAATTGACGGGCGTTGCGGAATGCGCGGTGGTCGGCGAGCCCGACGACGAATGGGGCGAAAGCCTGCATGCATTCGTGGTGCGCGCGGCGGGCAGGAGCATATCGGTCGACGATATCCTTGCCGCCTGCCGGTCGGCGCTTGCGCCCTACAAGGTTCCGAAACGGGTAAGCTTCCTCGGCGCGCTGCCGCGCAACGCCAGCGGCAAGATCATGAAGCGCTCGCTCGTCGACGCGGCAGCCGATCGATAG
- a CDS encoding nuclear transport factor 2 family protein — translation MAEPKEIVRAFLEALWASDRERAKAQLAHNAQWYFLPSLGYERPMPGHRATDIVLDDMIGAFAEGSSLDIEMHLLLGDERNVAAEYTARSTAADGSPYENRYCLCAVVEGGRITEIRPYTDTGPLRDLIGGTGE, via the coding sequence ATGGCTGAGCCGAAAGAGATCGTGCGCGCGTTTCTCGAAGCGCTCTGGGCGTCTGACCGCGAACGCGCGAAAGCGCAGCTGGCGCATAACGCGCAATGGTATTTTCTCCCGTCGCTCGGCTATGAGCGGCCGATGCCGGGGCACCGGGCAACCGATATCGTGCTCGACGACATGATCGGCGCGTTCGCCGAAGGTAGCAGCCTCGATATCGAGATGCACCTGCTGCTTGGCGACGAGCGCAACGTCGCGGCTGAGTATACGGCACGCAGCACGGCGGCGGACGGTTCCCCCTATGAAAATCGCTACTGCCTTTGCGCCGTGGTCGAAGGCGGCCGGATCACCGAAATCCGTCCCTATACCGACACCGGCCCGCTGCGCGATCTGATCGGAGGGACCGGCGAATGA
- a CDS encoding efflux transporter outer membrane subunit: protein MNQRDDRKDNRADRTSRCRSAICLASLAAIFGACAPAIDYARPERLAVTHPAPEVAEAETSAPETGEWAVSFAVRNNPQKGWWRWFQAEDLDHIVETAFASNPSLEEARARLRRAGAGLDGREGARLPSLGFGVESARQDVPNLAAGADGAEFSSYSAALSFSYNFDLFGAERDAVDAAQADFNDAAYQLQAAHLDLARAIATTFIEIAALRESIAVREELIASQDRRLVLIAARVRTGLAPGSLLSDAEAEIATLRAPIPRLRRQLRFAENRLTVLAGRAPAEAVTIETGLLDLTMPAEVQLLLPAELARHRPDILAAEARLAAASARVGVANARLYPDLEITAAAGGGGIDAAGIAASFNPLWTIAASLAGPIFQGGQLRAERRSAIADYQAALAGYQATILHALQQVADGIGALEQDALGLTATALSMASARRSFMLAQAQFDAGLIDFTDVIVVERRYQEARLDHVQSIATRLQDANALFAALATGPLSREELAGVAARDHLEATWRQLRAGRPPRSLR from the coding sequence ATGAATCAACGCGACGACCGGAAAGACAATCGTGCGGACCGGACCTCCCGGTGCCGATCGGCTATTTGTCTGGCATCCCTGGCTGCGATTTTTGGCGCCTGCGCGCCTGCTATTGATTATGCCCGGCCCGAAAGACTTGCCGTGACACATCCTGCTCCGGAGGTCGCGGAAGCCGAGACTTCGGCCCCGGAGACCGGCGAATGGGCTGTAAGCTTCGCCGTCCGCAACAATCCGCAGAAGGGATGGTGGCGTTGGTTTCAGGCCGAAGATCTCGACCATATTGTCGAGACCGCCTTTGCCAGTAACCCGAGCTTGGAAGAAGCGCGGGCCCGCCTGCGGCGAGCGGGGGCGGGTCTCGATGGTCGGGAGGGTGCGCGCCTTCCGAGCCTCGGTTTCGGCGTCGAGAGCGCGCGCCAAGATGTACCGAATCTCGCTGCCGGCGCCGATGGCGCCGAGTTCAGCAGCTACTCGGCGGCTCTATCCTTTTCATACAATTTCGATCTGTTTGGTGCCGAGCGGGACGCGGTCGACGCGGCGCAAGCCGATTTTAATGACGCCGCCTATCAACTGCAGGCCGCCCATCTCGACCTCGCGCGCGCCATCGCGACCACCTTCATCGAAATCGCGGCGCTTCGGGAAAGCATCGCCGTCAGGGAGGAGTTGATCGCGAGCCAGGATCGCCGCCTCGTCCTTATCGCGGCCAGAGTCCGGACCGGTTTGGCGCCGGGCTCGCTGTTGTCGGACGCTGAAGCCGAGATCGCTACGCTCCGCGCGCCGATCCCGCGTCTGCGCCGGCAATTGCGTTTTGCGGAAAACCGTCTGACGGTGCTCGCCGGTCGCGCGCCAGCCGAAGCGGTGACGATCGAAACCGGGCTGCTCGACCTGACGATGCCAGCCGAAGTGCAGCTTCTGCTTCCGGCCGAACTGGCGCGGCATCGGCCCGATATTCTTGCCGCCGAGGCGCGGCTTGCCGCGGCATCGGCCCGGGTCGGCGTCGCCAACGCCCGGCTCTATCCCGACCTTGAGATTACGGCCGCGGCCGGCGGCGGTGGGATCGATGCGGCCGGCATCGCCGCCAGCTTCAATCCGCTTTGGACGATCGCCGCTTCGCTGGCAGGCCCGATATTTCAAGGCGGCCAACTGCGCGCCGAACGCAGGTCTGCCATCGCCGATTATCAGGCCGCACTGGCGGGGTATCAGGCAACAATCCTCCATGCGCTTCAGCAGGTGGCCGACGGCATCGGCGCGCTCGAACAGGACGCGCTGGGCCTGACCGCGACGGCCCTTTCCATGGCCTCGGCGCGACGCAGCTTCATGCTCGCCCAAGCGCAATTCGACGCCGGGCTGATCGATTTCACCGACGTCATCGTCGTCGAGCGCCGATACCAGGAAGCGCGCCTCGATCACGTTCAGTCGATCGCGACGCGCCTTCAGGACGCGAACGCGCTCTTTGCCGCTCTCGCGACGGGGCCCCTGTCCCGCGAAGAGTTGGCGGGAGTCGCCGCCCGGGACCATCTCGAAGCGACATGGCGCCAGCTCCGCGCCGGCCGTCCACCGAGGAGTCTGAGATGA
- a CDS encoding amidohydrolase family protein: protein MTVGAIDIVMNPFTPQEMTKGQTGYDENFMAQIRMPEDMRSGLTIERHLEIMDAAQVDHALLIAVRAGDPLRKGSFEIPYAQVADYVAAHPTRFSGLAGVDPTRGMQQLYDLEEAVREYGFVGAHSYPHWFSLPPDAPQWYPIYAKCCELDIPIMMQVGQNLIYQKDVRLPSVARPILLDRIAIDFPELKLIGIHVGTPWADEMIAMAWKHANVFIGIDAYAPKHLPKSLIRYMDSYGSDKVLFGTDWPVIDPRRGRREVEEFGLREESFRQVMRDNALAVFPSLAARMRG, encoded by the coding sequence ATGACGGTGGGCGCGATCGATATCGTGATGAACCCCTTTACCCCGCAGGAGATGACAAAGGGCCAGACCGGTTATGACGAGAATTTCATGGCCCAGATCCGCATGCCCGAGGATATGCGCAGCGGGCTGACGATCGAGCGGCATCTGGAAATCATGGACGCGGCACAGGTCGATCACGCGCTGCTGATCGCGGTGCGCGCCGGCGATCCGCTGCGCAAAGGCTCGTTCGAAATTCCCTATGCCCAGGTCGCCGACTATGTCGCGGCCCATCCGACGCGCTTTTCCGGCCTGGCCGGCGTCGATCCAACGCGCGGCATGCAGCAGCTCTACGATCTCGAGGAAGCGGTGCGCGAGTATGGCTTTGTCGGCGCGCACAGCTATCCGCACTGGTTCTCGCTGCCGCCCGATGCGCCGCAATGGTATCCGATCTACGCCAAATGCTGCGAGCTCGACATTCCCATCATGATGCAGGTCGGGCAGAACCTGATCTACCAGAAGGATGTCCGCCTGCCGTCGGTCGCGCGCCCGATCCTGCTCGATCGGATCGCGATCGACTTTCCCGAACTGAAGCTGATCGGCATCCATGTCGGCACGCCCTGGGCCGACGAGATGATCGCCATGGCCTGGAAGCACGCCAACGTCTTTATCGGGATCGATGCCTATGCGCCCAAACATCTGCCGAAATCGCTGATCCGGTACATGGATTCCTATGGCAGCGACAAAGTTCTGTTCGGCACCGACTGGCCGGTGATCGACCCGCGCCGCGGACGCCGCGAGGTCGAGGAATTCGGGCTTCGGGAAGAATCCTTCCGCCAGGTGATGCGAGACAATGCCCTGGCGGTGTTCCCCTCCCTTGCAGCGCGTATGAGAGGCTGA
- a CDS encoding TonB-dependent receptor, whose amino-acid sequence MIHQKKIAAALMAATAMPAALNAQGTGGAQSGSPQPVLQTQGVAPIVVTAERRADTLQDVPLSISAVTGEALEQSNIYDTEALASTIPGLVLQRDVVGKAVIRGIGTENFTVGGDPGVAVYVDGAYMARSSTAIFDFFDVERVEVLRGPQGTLYGRNATGGVINVISRAPTDEFEARGSVSYGNYDAIRTEAAVSGPITDGIRARIAGVYSRRDGFTENIFPGLGSRGLDELDTKDLWALRGRIDLDISDRLTLELIGDIYRDDSNPPAFWYTDDTLPWQSPTSVFPRDLRTVSQGYETATPGFTSLTVGQANRQDQTGITGRLTWEGDDFTITSVSAYRDIEFDWINDGDGLSDFLVVYFQRDQSEQFSQDIQIASNGDGPFQWIAGAFYLTEDSDGLYAIPLGPTFVPPVGFTVVFDGTNETEAWGIFAEGSYAFGDVTVTAGLRYSDETKDATLATPLFEGDTTFPVQTGNGSFDALTPRFVVQYEPTDDLNFYASVTRGFKSGGFSLLDNPLNAFDAETIWAYEIGMRSQFANNRVRLNLSGFYYDYRDQQLSRVTNLATQTTNAGSSTIWGIEGEFVAIPVEGFRLEGNITILNTEFDEFCTTDTRNPALPLDPANCTFDNGMGGTFVTSNLAGNELPRAPDVTAFLAATYETALSNDLDGFIRAEWQYTGDQFFSVFNRASIAQEAYSLFNASAGISAADNSWNARIWVRNLGDEEYFSNLFESGVTDALVIPQGFVGPPRTYGVTVGFNF is encoded by the coding sequence ATGATCCATCAAAAGAAAATAGCGGCTGCGCTGATGGCGGCGACGGCCATGCCGGCCGCGCTCAACGCACAGGGCACCGGCGGGGCGCAATCCGGTTCGCCGCAACCGGTTCTCCAGACGCAAGGCGTGGCGCCGATCGTCGTCACCGCCGAACGCCGCGCCGACACCTTGCAGGACGTGCCGCTTTCGATCTCGGCCGTCACGGGCGAGGCACTCGAGCAATCCAATATCTACGACACCGAGGCGCTCGCATCGACGATACCCGGACTCGTGCTGCAGCGCGATGTCGTCGGCAAGGCCGTGATCCGCGGTATCGGGACCGAAAACTTCACGGTCGGCGGCGATCCGGGCGTCGCCGTCTATGTCGACGGCGCGTACATGGCGCGCTCGTCGACCGCGATTTTCGATTTCTTCGATGTCGAGCGGGTGGAGGTTCTGCGCGGTCCGCAGGGGACGCTGTACGGCCGCAACGCGACCGGCGGCGTGATCAACGTGATATCCCGCGCGCCGACCGACGAATTCGAGGCGCGGGGCAGCGTCTCCTACGGCAATTACGACGCGATCCGGACCGAAGCCGCGGTTTCCGGTCCGATCACCGACGGGATTCGCGCCCGCATCGCCGGCGTCTATTCGCGACGCGACGGCTTTACCGAGAATATCTTTCCGGGGCTTGGAAGCCGCGGGCTCGACGAGCTCGATACCAAGGACCTGTGGGCCTTGCGCGGACGCATCGACCTCGACATCAGCGACCGGCTGACCCTCGAGTTGATCGGCGACATCTATCGCGACGACTCCAATCCGCCGGCTTTCTGGTACACCGACGATACGCTCCCCTGGCAATCGCCGACATCGGTGTTCCCGCGCGATCTGCGCACGGTGAGCCAGGGCTATGAAACGGCGACGCCGGGTTTCACGAGCCTGACGGTCGGACAGGCCAATCGCCAGGACCAGACCGGCATCACCGGCCGCCTGACCTGGGAGGGCGACGATTTCACCATCACCTCGGTCTCCGCCTATCGCGACATCGAGTTCGACTGGATCAACGACGGCGACGGCCTTTCGGACTTCCTCGTCGTCTATTTCCAGCGCGACCAGTCCGAACAGTTCAGCCAGGACATCCAGATCGCCTCGAACGGCGACGGGCCGTTCCAGTGGATCGCCGGCGCCTTCTATCTGACCGAGGATTCCGACGGCCTCTACGCGATACCGCTCGGGCCGACCTTCGTTCCGCCCGTCGGCTTCACCGTGGTGTTCGACGGCACCAACGAAACCGAGGCATGGGGCATTTTCGCCGAGGGCTCTTACGCGTTCGGCGACGTCACGGTAACGGCCGGGCTTCGCTATTCCGACGAAACCAAGGATGCGACGCTCGCGACGCCGCTGTTCGAGGGGGACACGACCTTCCCCGTCCAGACCGGCAACGGCAGCTTCGACGCGCTGACGCCGCGTTTCGTGGTCCAGTACGAACCGACCGACGATCTCAATTTCTACGCCTCCGTCACGCGCGGCTTCAAATCGGGCGGCTTCTCGCTGCTCGACAATCCGCTCAACGCGTTCGATGCGGAAACGATCTGGGCCTATGAAATCGGTATGCGATCGCAATTCGCGAACAACCGGGTCCGGCTCAACCTCTCCGGTTTCTATTACGACTATCGCGATCAGCAGCTCAGCCGGGTCACCAATCTGGCGACCCAGACGACCAATGCCGGTTCGTCGACCATCTGGGGTATCGAAGGCGAGTTCGTCGCGATACCGGTCGAGGGCTTCCGGCTCGAAGGCAATATCACGATCCTCAATACCGAGTTCGACGAGTTCTGCACGACCGACACGCGTAATCCCGCGCTGCCGCTCGATCCCGCCAATTGCACCTTCGACAACGGCATGGGCGGGACGTTCGTCACGTCCAATCTGGCGGGCAACGAGCTGCCGCGCGCGCCCGACGTAACGGCGTTCCTCGCCGCGACCTACGAAACCGCGCTGTCGAACGATCTCGACGGGTTCATCCGCGCGGAGTGGCAATATACCGGCGACCAGTTCTTCTCGGTGTTCAACCGGGCCAGTATCGCGCAGGAGGCCTACAGCCTGTTCAACGCCAGCGCCGGCATCAGCGCGGCGGACAATTCCTGGAACGCCCGCATCTGGGTGCGCAATCTCGGCGACGAGGAATATTTCTCCAACCTGTTCGAATCGGGCGTCACCGATGCGCTCGTGATACCCCAGGGTTTTGTCGGCCCGCCGCGGACCTATGGTGTAACCGTGGGCTTCAACTTCTGA
- a CDS encoding MarR family winged helix-turn-helix transcriptional regulator gives MSGIPSDLSALADEAKTECLCQGARKAARLVTRVYDDALRSLGLKGTQFTILAAATAADGSTSLSELADLLGMERTTLTRNLRPLVRDGYLEIDDKSLSGRARAVRITDSGIKLFGEAGTRWREVQSLLKKNLGNNQWGTTRAALKAVATAAR, from the coding sequence ATGTCCGGAATACCATCAGATCTTAGTGCGCTCGCCGACGAAGCGAAAACCGAGTGTCTCTGTCAGGGAGCGCGCAAGGCTGCGCGGCTTGTCACCCGCGTCTATGATGACGCGCTGCGCTCGCTAGGCCTCAAAGGCACGCAGTTCACGATACTCGCGGCGGCTACGGCGGCGGATGGCAGCACCAGCCTATCCGAGCTTGCCGACCTCCTCGGAATGGAGCGCACGACCTTGACCCGGAACTTGAGGCCGCTTGTGCGGGACGGCTATCTCGAGATCGACGATAAATCGCTTTCCGGCCGCGCCCGCGCGGTCAGGATCACCGATAGCGGCATAAAGCTTTTCGGCGAAGCGGGTACGCGCTGGCGAGAGGTGCAATCCCTGCTCAAGAAAAATCTCGGAAATAACCAGTGGGGCACGACGCGTGCCGCGCTCAAAGCCGTCGCGACGGCTGCGCGATAG
- a CDS encoding alpha/beta fold hydrolase: MAYIHAADGTPIYYREQGSGPPLILLQGLMLTADGFWTHNLEQLSRSCRTIAIDHRSHGQSGKPLGPHSIRQCAEDLKDVLDALEIADATIAGVAFGAMVLLEYRRHFGNHRIARLAIIEAQVRLTNDEGWEHPTFGDFPAEAGAGFVAACHESRDALTGFLAGAFGTPPGEAEMARMQHEAWLTPTAAAIEFVEDMIAADYRDDLASIDVPTLLIYGRMNNVPIPSEIGQWIAEQIPDARLERFEDAGHSPFYEQPERFNRLIAEFANG, encoded by the coding sequence ATGGCCTATATTCACGCCGCGGATGGCACACCGATCTATTATCGGGAGCAAGGTTCAGGCCCGCCCCTGATATTGTTGCAGGGGCTGATGCTGACCGCAGACGGCTTCTGGACGCACAATCTCGAGCAATTGTCCAGGAGCTGCCGGACGATCGCGATCGACCATCGCAGCCACGGCCAGTCCGGCAAACCGCTCGGCCCGCATTCGATCCGCCAATGCGCCGAGGATCTGAAGGACGTGCTCGACGCGCTGGAAATCGCGGACGCGACGATCGCGGGCGTCGCGTTCGGCGCGATGGTCCTGCTCGAATATCGTCGCCATTTCGGCAACCATCGGATCGCCAGGCTGGCGATTATCGAAGCGCAGGTGCGGTTGACCAATGACGAAGGTTGGGAGCATCCGACCTTCGGCGATTTTCCCGCCGAAGCGGGCGCCGGTTTCGTCGCCGCCTGCCACGAGAGTCGCGATGCACTGACGGGTTTTCTCGCCGGCGCCTTCGGGACGCCGCCGGGCGAAGCGGAAATGGCGCGCATGCAGCATGAGGCCTGGTTGACCCCGACCGCGGCGGCGATCGAATTCGTCGAGGACATGATCGCGGCCGATTACCGGGACGATCTTGCCTCGATCGATGTGCCGACGCTGCTTATCTATGGGCGGATGAACAACGTCCCGATCCCGTCCGAAATCGGCCAGTGGATCGCGGAGCAAATTCCCGATGCGCGGCTCGAACGGTTCGAGGATGCCGGCCATTCGCCCTTCTACGAACAGCCCGAGCGGTTCAATCGCCTGATCGCGGAGTTCGCCAATGGCTGA
- a CDS encoding lipoyl domain-containing protein, which translates to MARMTLKLPKGAVSMQEGTIVEWMVAAGDAVAIGQAIYAVETEKTTIEIESPFAGVITPLVDTGETLPVGARVATIET; encoded by the coding sequence ATGGCGCGCATGACGCTCAAACTGCCCAAGGGCGCGGTCTCGATGCAGGAGGGCACGATCGTCGAATGGATGGTGGCCGCCGGAGACGCCGTCGCTATCGGCCAGGCGATCTACGCCGTCGAGACCGAAAAGACGACGATCGAGATCGAAAGCCCGTTCGCCGGAGTCATCACCCCGCTCGTCGACACAGGAGAAACGCTCCCGGTCGGCGCCCGGGTCGCAACAATAGAAACATAG
- a CDS encoding efflux RND transporter periplasmic adaptor subunit gives MIGAVILALAAVTYVVGSFSRTAAEVDSATSVAVVTVRQQQGYAIGENYVGRVEARRESELGFELGGRIANILVDDGDEFRRGQPLAALDTQRLRARRAELVGRLSQARADLALASATADRTQRLFDAVSGAVSQQQLDEARFTRGARAASVQAIVAQIGAVDVDIAKSVIRAPFDGIVVLRHSDEGEVVATGPAVLSVVEREAPQARIGVSGAALQQLTPGELYSLSVDGRRFEATLESLAPARSARTRTVDALFTLPAEIGEIRSGDLATLALESDESETGFWLPLSALTESRRGLWAAYAAVTNNQGTMRAVRRELELLHQSDGRAFVRGTIRDGDRIVVEGVHRLTPNAEIMIVGPDAGDS, from the coding sequence GTGATCGGTGCGGTCATCTTGGCGCTTGCGGCGGTCACCTATGTCGTCGGCTCCTTTTCCCGAACAGCGGCCGAAGTCGATAGCGCGACCAGCGTTGCGGTCGTTACCGTGCGCCAACAGCAAGGCTATGCCATTGGCGAAAATTACGTCGGGCGGGTCGAGGCCCGGCGCGAAAGCGAACTCGGGTTCGAACTGGGTGGCCGGATTGCGAACATCCTTGTCGATGACGGCGACGAGTTCCGTCGCGGTCAGCCGCTGGCTGCGCTCGATACGCAGCGACTGCGGGCCCGGCGCGCTGAACTCGTCGGGCGGCTTTCTCAGGCGCGCGCCGACCTCGCACTCGCATCGGCTACTGCCGATCGGACGCAACGGCTGTTCGATGCCGTGAGCGGCGCGGTGTCGCAGCAACAGCTGGACGAAGCGCGCTTCACGCGCGGCGCGCGCGCAGCATCGGTTCAGGCAATCGTCGCCCAGATCGGCGCCGTTGATGTCGATATCGCGAAATCGGTGATCCGTGCCCCCTTCGACGGCATCGTCGTGTTGCGGCATTCCGACGAAGGCGAGGTGGTTGCCACGGGCCCTGCGGTCCTCTCCGTCGTCGAACGCGAAGCGCCGCAAGCCCGTATTGGCGTCTCGGGTGCCGCATTGCAGCAATTGACGCCCGGTGAACTCTATTCTCTGTCTGTCGATGGACGGCGGTTCGAAGCGACGCTCGAGAGCCTCGCTCCGGCGCGCAGTGCGCGCACGCGGACGGTCGACGCGCTGTTCACGCTGCCGGCGGAGATCGGCGAAATCCGGTCGGGCGATCTCGCGACGCTAGCGCTTGAATCGGACGAAAGCGAAACCGGTTTCTGGCTTCCGCTCTCGGCACTTACCGAAAGCCGTCGCGGTCTTTGGGCGGCCTATGCCGCGGTTACGAATAACCAGGGGACCATGCGAGCGGTGCGCCGGGAGTTGGAGTTGCTCCATCAATCGGACGGGCGGGCGTTTGTGCGCGGTACCATCAGGGATGGAGATCGCATCGTCGTCGAGGGCGTCCACCGCTTGACCCCCAATGCCGAGATCATGATCGTCGGCCCCGACGCCGGAGACTCCTGA
- a CDS encoding DUF1330 domain-containing protein, with product MAETGAYLILRSHAPDSRFRSFREAIAGHGTVKGAARLHEVEALEPGSVPAHTLVLGFADRDAARRAYAELPLDMLAAPAAPLVLLTSAVPPEGLDDPAIPTRANVEPAADDDPVLMLIEGSASDQDKMDIYRGIILPMMFERHAYYTAFELGGDVKILSGSWDEAIFAISRWPSRDAARDFWLSERYQSEGILLRLDIGRFEVVLVPACDG from the coding sequence ATGGCTGAAACCGGCGCCTACCTCATCCTGCGCAGCCACGCACCCGACAGCCGTTTCCGGTCGTTTCGCGAGGCGATCGCCGGACACGGCACGGTCAAGGGCGCGGCGCGGCTCCACGAAGTCGAAGCGCTGGAACCGGGCAGCGTCCCGGCCCATACGCTGGTGCTCGGTTTTGCCGATCGCGACGCGGCAAGGAGGGCCTATGCCGAACTGCCGCTCGACATGCTGGCGGCCCCGGCCGCTCCCCTCGTGCTGCTGACCTCGGCCGTTCCGCCGGAGGGGTTGGACGATCCCGCGATCCCGACCCGCGCCAATGTCGAGCCCGCCGCCGATGACGATCCGGTGCTGATGCTCATCGAGGGATCGGCCAGCGATCAGGACAAGATGGATATCTATCGCGGCATCATCCTGCCGATGATGTTCGAACGGCACGCCTATTACACCGCGTTCGAACTCGGCGGCGATGTCAAGATACTTTCGGGCAGCTGGGACGAAGCGATCTTCGCGATCAGCCGCTGGCCGAGCCGGGACGCCGCGCGCGATTTCTGGCTCTCCGAACGCTACCAGAGCGAGGGCATCCTGCTGCGGCTTGACATCGGCCGGTTCGAAGTGGTGCTGGTGCCCGCGTGCGATGGCTGA